Below is a genomic region from Papio anubis isolate 15944 chromosome 14, Panubis1.0, whole genome shotgun sequence.
TTCCAACAAGGGAACCACCGACCAAAGCATTTTTGGAGAAGCTCTTCAGGAGTATTCCTTATCGATTTTAGATTCTTTTGAATATCCTCAAAAAGGCTTATATCCATCTAAGTAAATCTAATTTCTGGAACTAGCCAAAAGCTATGCAAGTTCATGTCTGGAGAACAAGATGGGTGAACAATCTCAGTAATAGCAATTTTGGTCACAATCTGGATATTCCGATTAAGCAATGATCACCATTTTCATGTGACTCTTAATTAGGTTCTAAAAGCAATTTGCAGCAAATTTGCTGAggggtggctgggcacggtggctcacgcctgtaatcccagcacttttggaggccgaggcgggtggatctcttgaggtccggagttcgagaccagcctggccaacatggtgaaaccccatctctattaaaaatacaaaaattaaccgggcatggtggcaggcgcctgtaatcccagttactcaggaggctgaggcaggagaatcacttgaacctgggaatgtggaggctccagtgagccaagattgcaccactgcactccagccctcaagtctaggcaacagagagactccatcccTGCAccgcctccccccaccccgccccccaaaaaagaatTGCTGAGGGGTTTCTACAAAGAGAGTGATCATCATTTGAAAGACAACACAAAAGTATGCATTCCACTGTgcgtgtttaaaaataaaaggctatAAATACAACTAAGACTCCACTTTTTACTAAGGCAGATTTAATAGAAGTATTAGTGCTTACCAGCGTTTCATTTTTTACCATTGCTTGAAGCCAGTTGAAATCAACACTCttaaataaaacagcaacaaacaaGTCATTGGAATAATATTCAAGGTCAGACAGTGGTGCGCCCTCTGGATAAGTCATccttatagtagttttatttccAACATGTTCTGAATATCCCTCAACTGGTGCACTGTTTaacctatttaaataaaaaggacaaagacACACTGACAAAGCAGGCCATCAACCATCTCTGCACACCAGGCAGTATCCATGTCATGTCCTCCACGTCTTCTTATGACTAAGAATCAGTGCATGGTTTGCAGCCTCATCTCCCCTCCCAGCTCTGTCTTTCTAGGATTTCGAGGAATGCAGCCTTTAGTCCTTGACTGAACACTTGTATCTAATCCCCGAATGTCAAGCAATTTCATCTAGCCCTAATATTTTTACTCAATCTAAGCATATTACATTTGGGACTTTCTCTGGGTGCCAGTAAAATATCCTCGGAAATTTCCCATTGTGCTCAGATATTAGTTCTTGCTAGAATTTCAAAAAAGGAATCAGAAGGGAAAATCTagtccaccatgcctggtgacTTTCTGTAGAGAGAAAttgtctctatgttgcccaggctgatcttgaactcctgagctcaagcgatcctcttgccttggcctcccaaagtgctgggattacaggcaagagccactgggcctggccagaaaacaatttttgaacagtgaaaccaaaaaagaatctAGGATGACTGCCTATTGGCTATGATGGTGAATTTGAACTTCTCTGTGTGCCTTCCATGTCCCAGCCAGCACTGCCTTCCAGGACTCACTAGCCCCAAGCCCCTTCTCCAGAAGCCAGGCCCCTCATTGACTCAAGTCTCTTGCTGTGTCCTCCTCTTGCTCCTGCCTGGCAGTTGTGGTCCTTTGCTGTTTTACTTGAATCTACCCACCTTCCAAACCTCACTTCTCTGACAaggttctgccacttactgcaGCCAGCAGCATGCTCCTCCAACTTAGGGTCAGTATGACAGTTTGGAGCATCCAaccattttgtgtttttgtttcaacTTCTCAAACAGTAAGTCCCTTGAGAGCAGGGACTATGAACAGCTTCCTGCATCCCTCACTTTTCCTGGAGCCGCACTGACCAAGAGCAGTGCACTGAGTTCTAGAGAAGAAAGGCTGGTTTTAAAAGCAATGTACCCCAGTCTGGGCAATTTgcagaaatcccatctctactaaaaatataaaaaattagccacacgtggtgtgtgcctggggtcccagctactggggaggctgcagtgggaggctctcctgagcctgggaagttgaggctgcagtgagctgagatcacaccactgcactccagcctggatgacaggagtgagaccctgcctcaaaaaataaaataaaataaacaacaaaaataagtaaacaaaagaaagcaatgtACCTTATCACAACATCAAATTGGTTCAGGGTGTGGCCCAGTTCTAATCCGTGCAGTATTCCTCCGCTTCCAATAACCACACAGCGCCGACAGGTCTTGGCTTTCAAGTGTTCAGGGAGGTCATGCTCCGGCAAGAGTTCCAAGAGGGTCTGGACTTTACTGGAGAACTTCCGGAACCCAAAAGGAGGATCATACTTGGACTCAGTTTCACTATCTTTGGGGGCCTTGTGCACAAAAGGGAGTAAGTCCACGCTATACCTGTGCTCAAATAACATCGCCATTGATGTCTTGGCAAACTTGGGACGACATTCCTTCTGCAAGACTTGCTGAGcatatttctgagctctctggaATGAAATCACACCAATCTGGGTTTTAAAAACTCTCCTGCGTTAAAAATATACTCTTCTAGATGACAATTTGTCCTATGATGTCTGATGTAGCTCCTGTGTTGACTACTGTCTTTTAACacagaatatttgctttttagaGTTAAGTTAGGCTCAGAAACTTGAAGAAACAACCTGGGAGAATCACATGACAAGGAGATAAACACAGCAGGCTATTCATTTCATTGCACAGGCAAAGCAAGAAGgactcccacctcccaccccctgccTAACATTGTTCAAATACATTTGGGGTAAAAATGTACTTTGGGGTGTTTAAGACTTCATGTTTCATAAAATTCTGATACAAGCTATAACCTGGTTAAAtactgaggacattatgctatgtgaagccagtcacaaagagaCAAATACTGTCTGACCTgccttatatgaggtatctaaagtagtcaaattcataaaaacaggaaagaatggtggttatcagggttgaagagagggagaaaagggagttgtttaatgagtacagagtttcggTCTTGCAAGATGAGAACGTTCTAGAAATTTGTTTCACAAGAGTGTAAATATACTTAACGCTGCCAAATGgtacatttagaaataattatgatggtaaattttatgttttgttttaagccacgattaaaaaaagatttcatataTCAGGTTCTCATCTAGCAGGATGACGAACAGGCTTATTTATCAGTTGAGGTACAGAACCTCACAGTCTAGAATGCAAATTACCTGAAATAAAATCAGGGAACAATGTCCCCTTGACATAGAAATTGCATTGGTTTCAAAGCATTTTCCCAGCCTGcatttccatatgcattttaatgTTTTGCCTCTGCCAGGAGCTGCCACTAAATGCCAAGTTCATTAGCCCAGTTGAATGTACCAAACCTCAGAGGAAAggcaggcacggcggctcacacctataatctcagcactttgggaggccaaggtgagaggattgcttgagcccacaagttcgaggctagcctgggcaacatagcgagaccccacctctacacaaaattttttaaaaaataggccaggtgtggtggtgtgcacctgtggcctcagctacatgggaggctgaggcatgagtatcGAGTGATCCTCGACctggaagattgaggctgcagtgagctgtgatcgtaccactgcactccagcctgggtgacagagggagaccctgtctctaaaacaaaaacaaaaacatgaccatcctggctaacacagtgaaaccccgtctccataaaaatacaaaaaaaattagccgggcgtggtggcgggtgcctgtagtcccagctactcgggaggctgaggcaggagaatggcatgaacccaggaggcagagcttgcagtgagttgagatcgcgccactgcactccagcctgggcaatagagtgggactcccatctcaaaaaacaaacaaaaacaacaaaacaaaacaaaaacaaaaacacaaccttGGGGGAATATGGTATGCGTGTCCATTCACCCCAGTCTTCCTCTTGGCTCAGTTGGACAAATGCTGCCTCAGAACCCCGTCAGGTAGTTCTTCCTAATCTTTGTGCTTTTTTGTCCTTGTCTCCATATTTAGCAGCCTTGGCTCTGCATCACCCCTCCTATTCACTACCTTCtcgcaggcagaagaatgtgtgtgtgtgtgtgtgtgtgtgtgtgtgcatgtgtgtaatccTATGTTTACTGGGATATTTATTATTCGGAATTTAACATATCTTTTCAATTTTGTCAGTCTCATTATAAGGATTATTACTGGGGTATAGGTTTAAATGTTCGCCCCAACTGTGTTTTTCCTCAAagtcttgttatttttattttctgatttttgcttAATACGTTTTTTTAGGAATGCATGTATCCTATTACAGCAGAAACAATATATTATAGCTTTGATAAGTTGTTAGCATCTGTGAAGAGAACACTGTCTACATCCCAAGGATCTGACCCCATTTCTGAAAAAGGAACTGATATTCTTGGAGCCTCAGAAACGCTGCTGCAGACACCATGCATAGCTACTGCCTCAGTTCACCCTCATGATACTATGGCACCTTGCAAGATGATCATTAGTATCTTCACTTTGTAAGAGGTCTGAGCTAGCACAGCAAACCTGGCTCCTAAAACAATAGCCTCTACCTATAGAAATCAGCACACAAACACCACCGTTGAGAACAAACCTTTAAATACGAATCGGCATCTTCATGAGGAATCAGCGGGAAAGCCAAGCAAGGAATCTGCCTTGGCCCTGAGCCCCCAGTGGAGGGGCTCACCCCTGGCCAGGCTTGCCCAGCAGGCGATGCTCTGGGTGCTTAATGCCAAGCTGGTGGAGGCACGACACACAGAGCAGCCACCCACACTGCACATTCATCTCTAAACCCTAGGCCCGAAGGTCATGAATGGCAATTTTTAGAGACCTAGAGGCCTCACTCTCCACTAGAGAATCATATCCCAAGTGTCTGGTTTTACAAATCTCCTAGGACAGAAAGGAACATCTGAGAAGTGGCAAGAGGGACCCGGAGACGCTCACTGATGGCCACAGGACTAGAAAGAGGTGCATGAGCGAGCTGGATGCTCGCCAGGCAGTCAGGTCTCCTCTTCAGAAGCTTCATCTGGAAAGGAATGAAATTTCATTCCATTTCCATTCTCACCAAGAGGTCAATGTCAGGCTTCAAACTTAATTTtcttgcctccgcctccgcctccgccttctccttcttcttcttcttttcgagacagtc
It encodes:
- the ST3GAL5 gene encoding lactosylceramide alpha-2,3-sialyltransferase isoform X4, which produces MVHPSSKQDEKTQLVIKRHPQRAQKYAQQVLQKECRPKFAKTSMAMLFEHRYSVDLLPFVHKAPKDSETESKYDPPFGFRKFSSKVQTLLELLPEHDLPEHLKAKTCRRCVVIGSGGILHGLELGHTLNQFDVVIRLNSAPVEGYSEHVGNKTTIRMTYPEGAPLSDLEYYSNDLFVAVLFKSVDFNWLQAMVKNETLPFWVRLFFWKQVAEKIPLQPKHFRILNPVIIKETAFDILQYSEPQSRFWGRDKNVPTIGVIAVVLATHLCDEVSLAGFGYDLNQPRTPLHYFDNQCMAAMNFQTMHNVTTETKFLLKLVKEGVVKDLSGGIHCEF
- the ST3GAL5 gene encoding lactosylceramide alpha-2,3-sialyltransferase isoform X5, yielding MAMLFEHRYSVDLLPFVHKAPKDSETESKYDPPFGFRKFSSKVQTLLELLPEHDLPEHLKAKTCRRCVVIGSGGILHGLELGHTLNQFDVVIRLNSAPVEGYSEHVGNKTTIRMTYPEGAPLSDLEYYSNDLFVAVLFKSVDFNWLQAMVKNETLPFWVRLFFWKQVAEKIPLQPKHFRILNPVIIKETAFDILQYSEPQSRFWGRDKNVPTIGVIAVVLATHLCDEVSLAGFGYDLNQPRTPLHYFDNQCMAAMNFQTMHNVTTETKFLLKLVKEGVVKDLSGGIHCEF